The Sporolituus thermophilus DSM 23256 genome contains the following window.
CACCAGCGTCTTGGCGAAATCAAAATTGCCGGTGACAAGTTCCAAATGATAGTCGCCTTCCGGCCGATTAACCGAGCCGCCGCCTAAAAAAGCGCCGCGCAGGTAGGCCCGCCGGCAGCAGGCTTTGCGCAGCATGCCGCTGTCACGGCCGACGTTAATACTGTCGCCTTTCATGATGCCGAGCGCGGCTAACAGCTCGGCGACAACCGGGGAAGGCAGCACCTTGATATGATAAGCGTTGTTCTTTTTCAGCCGGCGGCCGCGGGTGACCACGACCTCGGTTTTGAGACTGAACCCCCGTTTGATCAGGGCGAGGACTTTGCGGGCCACGGCCGCATTTTCCGTAGTGAAATTGATGCCAAGGCTCTTGTTGCCGCCAATGGACACGGCGCCGCCCATCCGCATCAGCGCCGCCAATTCGGCCAGGTGGCAGCACTGATTGTCGCCGGCGACGCGGGCCAGTTCGTTTTTTACTTCCGCGGAAAAAGACAAAGGTGAATCAACTCCGTCAGTCTTTAATCTCCTTGATGTTTTCGGCGATGAGATAATAGTCGAGCAGCTTCATCCGCTCGGAAGTGTTTTTTAGTTTGTAGACCAGGTCGACGATGGTACGGGACAGCTTGACCGGGTCATGGCGCACCAGGTTTGTTTCGCTGATGAGGTTAGCGCCAATCACCTTAACGCCCATGGCCTCGATGGCCTCGATGTCGGCCAAAACGGGATAGGCGCCCTGGCGGGCGTAAGTATTCTGAAGGCTTTCCGCGACTTCCTGCACATTGACGACAACGTAGTCAATGACGCCCGGCCCTACATGGTCAAAAATCGCCTGCACATGCCGCGACGCCGTGTAGCCGTCCGTTTCGCCCGGCTGGGTCATGACATTGCAAATATAGATTTTGACCGCTTCACTCTGGCGCAAGGCATCGGCAATGCCCTGCACCAGCAGATTGGGCATAACGCTGGTATACAGGCTGCCCGGCCCGAGGATGCAGACATCGGCGTCCCGGATGGCCTCCAGCGCCGCTTCCACCGGCTGTGCGTCGTGCGGCCTGATGCTAATCTGCTTGATGGTCTTTTTGGCAAGGGGAATTTGCGATTCGCCTTCCACCAGG
Protein-coding sequences here:
- the whiA gene encoding DNA-binding protein WhiA: MSFSAEVKNELARVAGDNQCCHLAELAALMRMGGAVSIGGNKSLGINFTTENAAVARKVLALIKRGFSLKTEVVVTRGRRLKKNNAYHIKVLPSPVVAELLAALGIMKGDSINVGRDSGMLRKACCRRAYLRGAFLGGGSVNRPEGDYHLELVTGNFDFAKTLVRLLKSFGLPGRLTDRKGDFIVYLKDGEAITSFLRIIGAHSALMAFENVRVVKDMRNKVNRLVNCETANLQKTVNAALRQVENIEFIARTIGLDKLPPSLREAAEARLAYREATLQELVDALDGRVSKSGMNHRLRKLEQIALKLRGGTE